tgattattcccctttatttggctttcatgaggccacatctggagtattgtgtccagttctgtgccccccactatagaaaggatgtggacgcattggagagagtccagcagagggcaaccaaaataattagggggctggagtgcatgccctatgagggatttgggtttgtttagtctgcagaagagtgaggggggatttgatagcagccttcaacttcctggagggaggttccaaagaggatggagaaaggctgttctcagaaatgctggatggcagaacaaggagcaatggtctcaagttacagtgggggaggtctagtttggatattaggaaaaactatttcactaggagggtggtgaagcactggaatgggttacctagggtgaagcactggaatgggttacctccatccctagatgtttttaagtttcgacttgacaaagccctggctggattgatttagttgggattggccctgccttgtgcagggggctagacttgatgacctcctgaagtctcttccagctctatgattctactgtTGCTTTGTACTGCCCCCTTCAGGGCCTCCTCAGTGGACAACCTCCCTTGAGCCCCAGAACAATACTAAGGAAAGAGAGTCTGCAGCAGCTGACCTCACTACATAAAAACCGGAGTTGGGGTGGAGCAGAAGCCCCTGTTAAAAGCAGTGGGTTTCCTCCTGGGTGGGGGCCATGATCCTATCACCTCTGAAGGTGGGAGGGTACTCCTTACTGGCCGTGAGGATGGGGCAGTTCGGGAGTGGGAGAGAGACAGCTGTGagtggggctttgggggaagggatgatgGAGGGGTGGGCCCATGGTTCAGGACTCTCCACTTTTAGGGGCTTCCACTGTTCCTTACCCGGGCAGCCAAGTCTTTGAAGCTCTTTATCCATCCTGCCTTTCAGCGTGGGACAGTAGAACAAAGGTCACATGACTCCTCTCTGACCAGTTGGGGCAGTGGATGTAAAAGTAATAGTGGTGGGGCTTGAACGCTGCTCCTCTTCTCCTGAGCTGCATCTCAACAGCATGGATCAGGGGTGTAGTCCAAGTGGACCTGGCCTCCAAGCCCACCCAAATTGAAGCTGGAGCTCCTTGAACAcacaggctgggagtgggagagtcATCCCGGGCGGGAAGTGTGACtcatgggggcagggctaggagggGCTGGCGTTGGGGCCAGAGACCGTGATAGCAACCCACAGTGAGAGCAAAAGCAGTTATGTGGCCAGTGGAGTGAATGGGCACCAAGACAGGAGCAGAAGGGGTAGGTGGATCTTGGGCCCCTTATTGGTGTGTCCCGCAGCCTgtgtgccccaggcagccccatcTTCTGGGGACTGCTGAGCAGTAAAGGCTGGCTGGAGAGGACCGGGGGAAGTGGGGCtctccaaccctcctccccccatcattgCCTGCCCACCAGCAAGTCAAAGCCCATTCAGTTTTCCTGCTCTAACTGTGCCACTGGCATTGATCTTGGTTTTCtgtgattaaaaacaaaattctcGGATCAAAACAACCTAAAATCCATGTTTTTCCAGAATTAGAAGGAAATGCTGAACTTTAGTTTCCCATGCTTGACAGGGCTCTGGCAGTCAGTCCCACATGGTACTTTCAGTGACACTGGACCTTTTAATAAAGCTTGCTTGATGATCAtatatgcttttatttttttcacaaaatataaaaactaaATATTCTCTGTAAAAGTAaatattccatttttttttcttcagagaaCATATTTCTAGGATCCCTGCTGATCCATGATTGGTGGAACTGCCCCAATCTTAGGATACAGTAAATTACGGAAACCTGTAAACTGCAGAATGCATGATGACCAGTGCATAGTATTGGCCTTCTAACTGCCAAGGAACTGAGTTCAAATACTGCTACGgttgctctttttttcttttaaaatttccaAAATTGTGTTTAAAAGTTTATCATCAGTATGATGGCAGATAGAACTAATTCACGCCACATCTAGGGAAGTAATCAAAAACTTGGATCCCCAATATTTCACACATGTTTCTTGAGAGAGACAGCTTGACAGCACAGGTGTACTAGCTATAGGTACTTATCATGTAGGTCATGCCTACATAAACACCATCCAACGTGATACTCTCATGGGTCCCTTCCCCTCTAATGCTTATGTGACTAAACACTACAGCACCAGGGAGTAAGCATTGCAGGGTTGGGTCCTGAGTAAGGCATATTTAAAACTCGTACAGTACTTCTATCCCATgacttcaaagtgctttacaaaggtggGAATTAGCGCACATTTACACATGAGAAAACTGAGACATCGGGAGGCTAAAGGATTTGAATATGGCTAACCTGCAAGCCACAAGCAGAATGGAGAATAAGTCTCTTGATCCTACTCTCCAAGCTCTTAATAGATTGGGTAACAAGCTTTCCTTATTTTTATTCTGTTGAAAATGTAGGCCACTGTATTTAAGtctgggttttggttttggttttttgtgcCTCTCTGGTTGGACACCCAGCTGAAGATGCTGTAAAAAGGACTGGGTTTTCAGAGGACAGATGTATTCTATAATTTTTTTACTTTTGCATCACCAGTATAGTCCAAGTAGCGTAGGGCAGAATTGCACAGCaagtggtgatgttgttttgaTCATTCTCACCATGATAGCTGTTCAGTTATAGTCTCAGATGTGGATATGACCAGACTGCCCTGGATTAGGAATATAAGTGAGTAGTCGACTCCCTGATAAATCTAGGCTTGTTTGATAGTCGAGTCACTACCCAATTAGTTGCAaccctcccctcactgcctctgtatcagaggtagcaaggtgggggagcaggagccagtgatgggggaagctggcttaaaagccagtctccacaggagccaggggaagcagaggcTCAGCGGGGgatccagcgtgagccaggactgtcccagatgctgcgcctctgctttttaaacatagtaagagcCACCAGGGACTCAGCTATCCCAGCTTGCGCCTGGTCCCAGACCACTGCggttttgccttttaaatgtagtaagatcaaCCAGACAATGCTATTTTTGCCAGgtagactaaggctatgtctagactgcagggttttttcaaaaaaagtagccttttttcgaaaaaacttcacctgtgtctagactacagctgcgttctttcgaaattaaatcgaaagaatgcggcttttctttcgacggtggtactcctcatttcacgaggaataacgtcttttttcgaaagtgctctttgaaaaaaggcactatgtaatgcaaactgtgcttttttgaaagagagcatccagactgcctgggtgctctctttcgaaaaagcggcttgctttttcgaaagtactggttgcagtctagacgctgtctttcgaaagaggcttgcagtctagacgtagcctaaaagatTACTATTACTTGTCATGGTAGATGCGGTGCTGTTCCTGAATGCATCTTAAGTTTAAATCAAAGTACAGTCATAGGCCTTCTTTTCTATTACCCTGCTACTATTTTTTTCTCTAACGAGAAATTGACCAGGAGGTTTGGAGGAGATaagattttaaaattgctttctCTAAACAAGATAACATGAATGATGTTTCAATCAAGCAGATTAACTTTTCTCCCAAGACTTTTCTCCATACCATTAAATGCATTTTTACCTGTGCCTCTAACtaatttaaacaggattttacatccctagtaactagttaaatgttatgtttaactggttaaccacttacaCAGGGCTAAGCGGGGGGCCACtcaagcccagctgggctggagcagtgcccCCACTTGCCACAGTCGGGCTGGAGTGCCACCATTCATGGCACACTGGTCTGGTCAGGCTGAGCCCACCATGGGTGGGGACTGTTCTACCCGGGCTGGAGCACCTCTGCCCATGGTATGCTGGGCCCAGCGGCAcatgtgggggctgctccagctgggctggagtgcccccctcACCTGTGGCAGACCCTACGGGGCTTGAGCAacccctgcccatggtgggcacggggctgcttcagcccctggCAGTTAACCATTCCCATCCCTAGCCTCCACTGTCACATCCCTAGCCTCCACTGTCCTCATTCCTGAATCTAATTGCAGTGAGTCACATGATGTTAACTGAATAATGTTCTCTCCCTCATTAATGTACATGAAAAGTTACCTTTCCTTAAGCATGCTTTTTGAATTCTAGTTGTTATGATGACATAATGTAGATCTTCAGTATGGTGTTTTACATCATATGTAGAATTTCATTAGTTACTATAACgacaaaatattatttaaacaACTTCTGTAAACAATGAGATTAAATTGTTTCTCTAGTAATAACATGGGCTTTAGAAGAGAGAAAAATCCTGCCTCCTTATTAATGACATTCACATAATTGCGTACATTGAAGGCTGGCTCTTTTGTTTTCTGGTGGATTCCCCCTAGGAATCTAGGTAACACTTTCCCAACAGTTATTCACaaactttgcttttttttaagcCAGGGAACTTCACCGATCCATTTTCAATAACAGCGATCACTAACCTCCAAGTTTGTTACTTTACTGTCTAGAAGACCCTTCAGTGATTTTGATGTTCTATAAACTTGAATAAATAGTGCTTGTGGCTTTGTAATGTGTGTTTTAATAGTTTAGCACCGTGGTATCCAACACACTAGCTGCAAGCCaagtgtggctatttggccagttgcttcagaactggttggacaccacaagTTTAGCATGACTGATCTCTCCATATATTTCCTGTCATTTACCAGATGTTGCACAGAACAATGCCTCACTTGTTTGTTACCTAGACCTAGTCACTCACAGTAATCTCTCTAGTCAGTTGCTACACGACAGCATTATAAGAAAACATAAAGGTAGCAGAAATGACCTTGGTAATCTCCAGAGAGTTGCAGCTCACGTTCAACTGCAAAGCTTCTCATGCTGAAAGAGATAGTGGCTTTCACTCTGTGGTAAAACTTCCAGTATAGGCTATGTCCTGTTATATCCCTCGGATTAATATCAACCAGGATCCAGAAAACATATTGCACACTGCATTTTATATGGTGAAACTTTTTTGTTCAGACAGTGGGTTTTAATCCATcatacttaaaacaaaaatagtcTATCCCAATTTGTTTTAAGCATTTTGCTTGATAGGATAAACTTCACATACATAAAAGAAGAGTGTTCTGAATGTGGATTGCATCCCATTTCACTTGGATTTCTGAATTTTATCTACTTAAACCTTTTTTGTGAGAAGATTTAGTTTTTTGGCAGCAAGCAAGAGCAGACTGACTACATATAacttggggtgggagaggaggaaggaaattCTTGGGTTCATCTACATTCTTGTCCTATTTATGTCAATTTTGATTTTTCTCTTGTGTTATGCTGGTGGCAGCTACACAGTAAAATAATGGCAGTTAGATTTTTGGACACCTTATTTACAAGAATAGCAGGACCACAGTTTAAAATATAAACTTCTAATGTAAAAAGTATCAATTTTCCTTTGGAATACTGTGTAAAGTATTTCATACTATCTCTGGAAACATAGGAAGGATCTAATATTGTCTGCTGGATTTAATTCAGAAATCTTTAAGTTTGATAACTAATTTTTTGTCGTTGTTTTAGCCTCCTTTTTCATGTTTCAGTGATGTGTTTTTGCTAGAATGGATCCatcctctttttaaaatgtaaaaagttaCACATAAAAATTAACCTGATGCTCAATTTCATCAGAACTGTGATATAAAATGATACATACTACAATGATACATTTTGAAACTTCTAGAGAGACTTATTCCTTAAAACAAAGATCTAATTAGTCAGTCTCTTCTTCACTTTTAACCCTTGTGCTGTGATGCAAAATTCTATTTCTTACCGAAATTTACATTGAGACTCTAGTGCTGTTTCTCTTTTGAACCTAGAGTCCTCTTATCTTATGCTTTGCTACCCCTGTACAACCCTGATGAAGTCAGTAGGTTTTTCTGTATCTGAGAGCAGATAGTAGGGTTCAAAACCTTGTTTAACATAGTCAGTTCAGTTTTTATATTATATACTCAATAGGTCTCTATATATCTACACAACAAATAAATGCCATGCTAACATGCATGTGAATATAGCTTAGCCTCCTTCCTTACTTGTGAGAAACTGTGTATGTTAATTACTAAGATCGTTTTAAAGATGTATGGTTGTGAATGAGTTATAGAAACTAAGTGGAAACACTATTGGCATAATTCAGCATTTGACCCTCTAATAAAATTCCCTATAAAGGAAAGAGACTGCATTTCTATAGCTTGCCTGTGACGCTGAATTTCTTTTGCAGATTTTATGACAGACCTCAGTTAGCATGGTCTTCGGGGCCCAAGACTGACAAAGATTTGGCATACTGGAGAAGAAGAGGACAAGACTTCAGCGTACTGCTGGGTTACACTGACAAAGGAGACTCTGAAATGAAAGGATTGGCACCACCCCATGGGGTGTACAGACATGCTAAAGAAAGTCAGCTGGACGTAGGTGCAGGAACAGAGAATGTGACAAGAAGTGGCTTGCAAGAGACCTGGAAAGCGCCTGGTGATTACAAATGGCAAAGTTTAAGAACTGAAAGCTGGAAACAACCTAAAACATTAGGAAGACAAATGTCTGAAGGTGATAGAGAGAAACTGCTTCAAGATCTATACTCATTGACTCTGGGAGACAACATACTTAGCTCCCAGGACAAAGGGAAATCACAGTCCTTGCCAAGAGTTCTTTCACCGGAGACCCTAAAGTGTGTGGAAATTCCCTCCCTGGTGAATAATCATCACTTTCTAGGTGGCACTAAAGCACCCTCCGGTCCCCAAAACAGACTGCCTTTGGAACTGGCAAAACCCAGGGAAACTGGAAGCCATCTTCTTCCTCTGGCCAAGCCCAAGTATGGCAGACCCCTTAAACCTCCATCCTATGAACTGCACCGACAGAGCAGGGCATCTATAGAAACCAGTGGCTTGCAGGACCACCAGCAAACAGAGGAGCCCAGTTCATGTTTAGCCAAAGGAAATGAGCTGAAGCAAGACATTTCCATTCCAGACCCTGGTTTAGAACCCCCTGTCTATGTACCGCCGCCATCTTATAAGTCCCCACCTCCACCAAGTGTGAATCAGCATTCCCTCAGTGAAGTGCCTAACTATGACTTGTACTTCGACAGCAGTCAGTGGCATCCAGTAGAAAGGACAGTTGTCAGCCATCCGCCCTCCACTAGTACATTGGAAACTGGGGGTGAGCACTGCAAAGATGATCACCATCCTCATGGAAAACAAAGCCATTCCAGGCACACTGATGACTACCTGCATTCCATTCAGTATATTCCTTTTGATGATCCTCGAATACGGCATATTAAAATAGCACATCCAGAGAGCCTCCAGGACAATACTAAATACACTGAAAATACATGTAGAACCATTCCTACTGCTTTTCAGGAGAGAGCTATTGAACTATCTAATAGTGCCTTTTTGGATCCATCAAGTTTACTAAATACTGTAAAAGGTGAGAGAATGCCTGACAGTACCACACATAGCAACAGGTGGTTGGCAGCATCCAACAGAGATCAGGAAAACTGGGCCCAGCCTGACCAAAGAGATGGCCGTGACACAGGCAATCACCTCTCCATGAATGAAACTAATCAGGAGTATACAAAGGGCAACCTTTCTGTAAGAAACCCACATATGGATAGCACCTGTGAGACTGTTACTAGAGTTAAAAAGTTTGAACCTGGAACTGGGATGCAGACCAAAAAGagttcaaagaaaaaaatgaatgaaactaTATTTTGTTTGGTATCCATCCCAGTTAAATCTGAATCAAATCTGCCAGATACGGATAGGAACAATAACCTAACCCAAAGCCTTGATAAGAAGAATGAGTTTGATAACAATGGAGCTTTGCAAGAACAAAGTCTGTTAAGTATGTCTTCCACTGACTTGGAGTTACAAGCTCTCACAGGAAGCATGACCAATAAAACTGAGTTACAAAAACAAGAGCTGTGGAAACCAGAGGAGTTCAAACAAATGAATGACCTCAGTTTTACTCAGACTACAAAACACAGGGAACTCAAATACTCTGGCTCTTGGCCAGGTGATCAGTACAAAGACCAGCAAACACAGACATGTTTCACTGAAGACCCTAAAAGCTCACGCTTCTTCCATGGCATAAAACCTGAGCAACCAAATAATAAACTAATGTCTCCAAAATTCTTGTCCTGCACAACATCTGTGGCTGGGTCAGACCAGGCAGATTTACCCCCCAATAACAGGAGGTGTAGGCAGAATACATACAATATGAAAGGTCAGATGAACCTGAGTCCCTCCAGCAATAGTGCATTTTCAAGGACTGCCACCTCTGTAATTCAGGTACATTCACCAAAGGCATACCAGAGCCAGCCTTATGGGTCCTGCACAAACTTACCAACTCAGGAAGGGGAAATAGGTGCAATTGGCACTGGTGATGTTGTCAAGGGTGAGAGAAGTGCTCCCTGCAATAGTAAAGAACTGTTTGGACAATTTCTCTTGAAACCTGTGGGTCGCCGTCCCTGGGATGCAATAAGTGAATTAGAAAGTTTTAACAAGGAGCTTCAAGGGCAGGAAGAAAGTACTAGTAGTGAAGATGGTGTGGAGAGTGAGGGAACCAAGCAGGAAAGTGTTCCTACAAATACAGGAACCTTCACAACTTGTGAATCAACTCAGGAGCTCAGACCTTGTAAGAAGCTAAAAACTGTGGTACCAGAAGTTCCTGTATTTAGACAAGGAAGAGTTAAAAGTAAGTCTGAAAGTTGGAGTACAGAGTTTAAGTCTGATGATCCGTATATCTGTGCTGGATCACAAAGCTCCTTGAGTGCGAAAGAGAACAGTAGTTTAGTTAGGCCAGCAGATGGAAGTGTCATAACAAAAAAACAGGAAGCCAAGAACAGAATAAACAAACAGGGAGCTAGTTTAGGCCCAGTCAGGAGAGTTTTATCCAGTAGTCCAAGTAATGTACATCCGAGTAATCCATTCAATCATGTGGACTTGGAGACAAAGGACGATAGACATTACATAGCTAATATATTAGATTTTGTAAAATGGAACAAAAGCTCAAGTCCCAGAAACGATAAACCTTTAGAGCGAGGCTCTATAGTGAGATTGTCTTTAACTAATAGAAATCAAGGTCATTCTGAGCCAGATTTGAGGTCTGTGGGACTAGATATTGATTCTGAGCCTGGTGTTAAAAACTCTGACTTTTCTGCAAATGCAATGGAGATCCCCCCAAATGAGTCGCTGCAGGCAAGAGCTGCAAGGATTCTGGGTATAGAGGTAGCAGTCGAGTCTCTAATTCCTGGGGACAAAACTGGTCTCCaccaaaaccccagccctgcaaaTGGTGTCCAGGATCCTGAATTACCAGTAAGTGGAACAGTATGTGACAAAGTAGAAACAAAAGACTGCTCTTATGAGGGCAGACGAAAGTGTGGCTGGACAGAAAGCTCTTTCTTTGTTGGAGAGCGCAATGTCTCCTTTTGGACTGGTGATCGTCAGAGCACTGACCAAGAAACCAATTCTAAAACTCTGATAACTGAGCAAGGTTTTGAACCATATATAGGTCCCAACAGGCAAGAGAAGGATCCAGACCAGCCTTGCAAGTCTGTTACACATCAACTTGCTGAAAGAAACGTGATCATTCCAAGCTCAGAAAAGAGAGTCAGAAGCACCTCAAAGGTGATTGAAACATTACAAGGTAAACTTGCCTCTCCCCCTAGCCGAACTGTTATGGATCGTTTGGTGCGAATGAAAGAAGTTGACTCAGTTTCCCGTATGCGGCGTCTGAGTATCAAGAGTGCAGACTCAGGGGAGGAAGTAGATGAAGAGAAACCACTGAGGGTACAAGAGGAGAGAGGTAGCTGTGCCCCAATCAGCGGTAATGAACTCTCTCGCAAAATGGTGCACACAGGTGCTGTTTCCAAGCGCATCATCTCTCTCAGTGAAAATGGACACATAACTGCGATGGGCAAGAAAAAGACTGACCGAGATTTTTGTTTGGGTAAGGCCCAGTTTTACCATTCTCTGGGATTCAGTTGGGCACTGTTTTAAAAGggaataagtctcagaggggtagccatgttagtctgtaactttaaaaacaacaagtagacctgtggtaccttagggtatgtctacactaccaccctagttcgaactagggtggttaatgtagtcaatcgaagttgcaaatgaagcccgggatttaaatatcccaggcttcatttgcatcttgccgggcgccgccatttttaaatccccggtagttcggactccgtgcccgccgctacacgcggcacggagtaggtagttcgaattaggctttctaattcgtggaacgaggagtaatggtagttcgaattagcctaattagaactacctactccgtgctgcgtgtagccgcgggcacggagtccgaactatcggggatttaaaaatggcggcgcccggcaagatgcaaatgaagcccgggatatttaaatcctgggcttcatttgcaacttcaattgactacattaaccaccctagttcgaactagggtggtagtgtagacatacccttagaggctaacaaatgaacataattaaaaaaaatatttgcaaagcCCCTGAAAGCATGTGATATTATATATacttttgctagtctctaaggtgccacagcatTACTTGTACATTCCCTGTTTAAAAACATCAACTCCCCCTGTGGTATCCTCAAAAGAAATAATCTTCCTGTGTACCTGCTGCCATATACTAGAGCTACCAGTATTGTAATGTAATACGAGCAGATTAGTTGTCAATAAACAGTTGTTTTCTTGCAGAGGATAATGCTCACTGTGTTATCGCAGCTATTTGGATTCTGAATACTGAAGCTCATTCATGAAGGACTTTTCCGTTACCTAATGGTTTCAGAACACTgcacatttcaaaaataaaatgaaatttcacACCATTTGCCCTGGTTTTGCCCTCCCACCCAGGACACATTATCATCCCACCCTTTCTGTGAATGTCCAGGTTTTTATTCTCCAGTAAATAAGAACACAACACATCAGAACTGAGAAGAAACAAAGTATAAACCTGCTGCTGTAGGCTGAAGTCTTGGGAAAAGAGTTAAATGGTTGTGGTAGAAACTGTTTTGATAATATTCATGAGACATTATACAAAATGTTTCAGAATCAATATCACCAGGGCAAATCTTTCAGTGTATGCTTTGGAGTCCACTGTTCCTTGGGTCAAGGATAGTCTTGTCTAACCTAGGAATTGATCAGCCCTCAAAAACAGCTCACATCTGGTCTTCTGAACATGGTGATCTGGTAATAAAATGAATGGGCACACTTGAGAAGTGTAGCCATAGATCTCTATAGTCCAAGGATGAGCTGCGAGGCaattccaggccccaccccctagcgcattgcctgggagctggagacaCGCGagtccttttaactgcttctatttaaaggggtCGTGCTTGTTGGGCGGCCACGTTGCCTGCCAGCCCGGCAGGCACGAGCCCTttacagaagcaattgaaagggcccaTGGTTCTCAGTTCTACTGGctcattgcctgggagctgcccgggaGGCTCGGGCCCTTTCAACGGCTTCCATTCAAAAGGTTTGTGCCTGCCacacagctgccaggcaacagattAGCAGCAAGGCCatgagctgccagccatgttatgtgaattctaagccttCACCCCAGGTGACTCTGGGAGGAGTctagcccccagcaccctcccatcaGCTCCAGGtctcttccattggccagaagtcatGGGGCAAGGGttccaggccaagcaaagctcttggtagggtagctctcaaccacgcccgaggccccaccccttccaggtcagcctgcgcccacttccaaaatttgtgaagtggcacCCCTAACCCGTCAGAAGCCTTGAGAGAGCCTGCGGATGTCACCTAATGGAACTGTGTCAAGATGCATGAATGGATACAAGAGCACAAAAgggccccacagtcacaggccCCTCGGTtagccaacctctgctccctggtcttatAAATGGCCATCTTTGCcacagccaggaggaggttgacaagGACTTGGTAGGCAAGTTGATAACGCAATACTATCTTTTCTTTACTATctagtttcttttgtttttcacaTTTCTCTAATGGCTgaagccctcctccccctgccttgaAATTCACAAATACTACTTAACTGAGTCAGTATAAATCTGTGTAAAATTCCCCCGTGAGATGGAGATTAACTCAACCATACTTTAGAGGGATTTTATTTGTTCCCATTCCAGCCCCAGGAATGAATTGCATGAATTCTAAGTAGGCATTAGAATCCCCCCAGCTCCTA
The DNA window shown above is from Pelodiscus sinensis isolate JC-2024 chromosome 2, ASM4963464v1, whole genome shotgun sequence and carries:
- the JCAD gene encoding junctional cadherin 5-associated protein isoform X1, coding for MFSVEDLLISHGYKLSKNPPASYENRSDGYQPEATETRTSRGALNGFETDAGAYIYSKKPLAKGNLSSSEGSHGSQGRHHAGPGYPPDLQGLSTFHTSEGGFYDRPQLAWSSGPKTDKDLAYWRRRGQDFSVLLGYTDKGDSEMKGLAPPHGVYRHAKESQLDVGAGTENVTRSGLQETWKAPGDYKWQSLRTESWKQPKTLGRQMSEGDREKLLQDLYSLTLGDNILSSQDKGKSQSLPRVLSPETLKCVEIPSLVNNHHFLGGTKAPSGPQNRLPLELAKPRETGSHLLPLAKPKYGRPLKPPSYELHRQSRASIETSGLQDHQQTEEPSSCLAKGNELKQDISIPDPGLEPPVYVPPPSYKSPPPPSVNQHSLSEVPNYDLYFDSSQWHPVERTVVSHPPSTSTLETGGEHCKDDHHPHGKQSHSRHTDDYLHSIQYIPFDDPRIRHIKIAHPESLQDNTKYTENTCRTIPTAFQERAIELSNSAFLDPSSLLNTVKGERMPDSTTHSNRWLAASNRDQENWAQPDQRDGRDTGNHLSMNETNQEYTKGNLSVRNPHMDSTCETVTRVKKFEPGTGMQTKKSSKKKMNETIFCLVSIPVKSESNLPDTDRNNNLTQSLDKKNEFDNNGALQEQSLLSMSSTDLELQALTGSMTNKTELQKQELWKPEEFKQMNDLSFTQTTKHRELKYSGSWPGDQYKDQQTQTCFTEDPKSSRFFHGIKPEQPNNKLMSPKFLSCTTSVAGSDQADLPPNNRRCRQNTYNMKGQMNLSPSSNSAFSRTATSVIQVHSPKAYQSQPYGSCTNLPTQEGEIGAIGTGDVVKGERSAPCNSKELFGQFLLKPVGRRPWDAISELESFNKELQGQEESTSSEDGVESEGTKQESVPTNTGTFTTCESTQELRPCKKLKTVVPEVPVFRQGRVKSKSESWSTEFKSDDPYICAGSQSSLSAKENSSLVRPADGSVITKKQEAKNRINKQGASLGPVRRVLSSSPSNVHPSNPFNHVDLETKDDRHYIANILDFVKWNKSSSPRNDKPLERGSIVRLSLTNRNQGHSEPDLRSVGLDIDSEPGVKNSDFSANAMEIPPNESLQARAARILGIEVAVESLIPGDKTGLHQNPSPANGVQDPELPVSGTVCDKVETKDCSYEGRRKCGWTESSFFVGERNVSFWTGDRQSTDQETNSKTLITEQGFEPYIGPNRQEKDPDQPCKSVTHQLAERNVIIPSSEKRVRSTSKVIETLQGKLASPPSRTVMDRLVRMKEVDSVSRMRRLSIKSADSGEEVDEEKPLRVQEERGSCAPISGNELSRKMVHTGAVSKRIISLSENGHITAMGKKKTDRDFCLDSYDPSRVERV
- the JCAD gene encoding junctional cadherin 5-associated protein isoform X3, whose product is MKGNQDTFYLHARFYDRPQLAWSSGPKTDKDLAYWRRRGQDFSVLLGYTDKGDSEMKGLAPPHGVYRHAKESQLDVGAGTENVTRSGLQETWKAPGDYKWQSLRTESWKQPKTLGRQMSEGDREKLLQDLYSLTLGDNILSSQDKGKSQSLPRVLSPETLKCVEIPSLVNNHHFLGGTKAPSGPQNRLPLELAKPRETGSHLLPLAKPKYGRPLKPPSYELHRQSRASIETSGLQDHQQTEEPSSCLAKGNELKQDISIPDPGLEPPVYVPPPSYKSPPPPSVNQHSLSEVPNYDLYFDSSQWHPVERTVVSHPPSTSTLETGGEHCKDDHHPHGKQSHSRHTDDYLHSIQYIPFDDPRIRHIKIAHPESLQDNTKYTENTCRTIPTAFQERAIELSNSAFLDPSSLLNTVKGERMPDSTTHSNRWLAASNRDQENWAQPDQRDGRDTGNHLSMNETNQEYTKGNLSVRNPHMDSTCETVTRVKKFEPGTGMQTKKSSKKKMNETIFCLVSIPVKSESNLPDTDRNNNLTQSLDKKNEFDNNGALQEQSLLSMSSTDLELQALTGSMTNKTELQKQELWKPEEFKQMNDLSFTQTTKHRELKYSGSWPGDQYKDQQTQTCFTEDPKSSRFFHGIKPEQPNNKLMSPKFLSCTTSVAGSDQADLPPNNRRCRQNTYNMKGQMNLSPSSNSAFSRTATSVIQVHSPKAYQSQPYGSCTNLPTQEGEIGAIGTGDVVKGERSAPCNSKELFGQFLLKPVGRRPWDAISELESFNKELQGQEESTSSEDGVESEGTKQESVPTNTGTFTTCESTQELRPCKKLKTVVPEVPVFRQGRVKSKSESWSTEFKSDDPYICAGSQSSLSAKENSSLVRPADGSVITKKQEAKNRINKQGASLGPVRRVLSSSPSNVHPSNPFNHVDLETKDDRHYIANILDFVKWNKSSSPRNDKPLERGSIVRLSLTNRNQGHSEPDLRSVGLDIDSEPGVKNSDFSANAMEIPPNESLQARAARILGIEVAVESLIPGDKTGLHQNPSPANGVQDPELPVSGTVCDKVETKDCSYEGRRKCGWTESSFFVGERNVSFWTGDRQSTDQETNSKTLITEQGFEPYIGPNRQEKDPDQPCKSVTHQLAERNVIIPSSEKRVRSTSKVIETLQGKLASPPSRTVMDRLVRMKEVDSVSRMRRLSIKSADSGEEVDEEKPLRVQEERGSCAPISGNELSRKMVHTGAVSKRIISLSENGHITAMGKKKTDRDFCLDSYDPSRVERV